GCGCCTAAACGGCCTCAAGACCGACGCGGTCCTGACAGACAACCGGGCAGGCGTGCGCGCGGCGGTGGAGCACCTGATCCGCCTCGGCCACCGGCGCATAGGCATCATCAGCGGGCCCCGGCGCCTGTACACCGGATCCGAGCGTCTTGAGGCCTTTCTCGTTGCGCTGCGGCGCGCGCGGATCAAGCCTGACGCGCGATGTATACTGGAGGGGACCTTCAAGGAACGGAGCGGGTATGATCTTGCCGGGGAACTCCTGCGGGTCCGCCGACGCCCTACCGCCCTGTTCGTGTCAAACAACCTGATGACCATCGGCACGCTACTCCGGCTCAAGGAGGAAGGTGTCTCCATCCCCAAGGAAATGGCCCTTGTGGGGTTCGACGACATGTACTGGGCGCCTGTGTTGACGCCTCCGCTTACCGCGGTCGCGCAGCCCGGCTATACCCTTGGCACTACCGCGGCGCAGTTGCTGCTTCGGCGGCTGGCAGCGCCGCGCAGCGGCCCGCCGGAGACCATCGTCCTCCAGCCGCAACTGGTCGTGCGGGAGTCCTGCGGCTCCGGGGTACGCGCCTGATTCCATGCCACTTCTTGCGGTCAACGACGTTTCCAAATCGTACGCCGACCTGGAGATCCTCCGGGGCGTTACCTTCTCATTGGAGGCCCGCGAGCGCGCCGCGCTGATCGGCCGCAACGGCACCGGCAAGACAACCTTGCTGCGCCTGCTGGCAGGGCTGGATCAACCCGATGCGGGGCGGATCGGCCTGGCCGGATGGGCGCGGGTGGCGTACCTCCCGCAGACTCCCGTGGGGCCGTCGGAGAGCGCGGTCCTTGCGCACGTGCTGGAAGGCGCGGCAGACGTCCGCGCGCTTGAAGCGCGCGCCCGCGACCTGGAGCACCTGATGGCCTCGCCCGAGGTGCACGGCGACACCAACCGGCTCAACGCGGTCATGGAAGAGTACGCGCGCGTGCACGAACACTTCGAGCACGCGGGCGGGTTCACGCTGGAGACCCGTGCCTGGATGGTCCTCTCCGGGCTGGGCTTCCGCGAGCCGGACCTGGAGCGGCCGCTCGGCGTGCTGAGCGGCGGGTGGCGCGTCCGCGCGGAGCTGGCGCGCGCGTTGCTCCGCGAGCCCGATCTGCTGCTGCTCGACGAGCCGACGAACCACCTCGACCTGACCGCGACCGAGTGGCTGGAGGGCTACCTCAAGTCGTTCCCGGGCGCGTGCATCGTGGTGAGCCACGACCGCGCCCTGCTCGACGCCGTGACCTCGCGTACTCTCGAACTCGAAGATGGCCGTGTGGCCTCTTATCCGGGCGCGTACTCCGCCTACGCGAGATTGAAGGCCGAACGGATTCGCCTGCAGCAGGAGGCCTGGGAGCGCCAGCAGGAAGAGATCGCCAAACTCGAGGACTACATCCGCCGCTACAAGGCTGGACAGCGCGCCGCGCAGGCCAAGAGCCGCGAGAAGATGCTCGCCCGCGTGGAAGCCGAGCTGATCGAGGCACCGCGGGAGCGGCGCGGGCTCCGGGTGAGAGCTACCTCTGCGCCCGCGTCGGGGAAGATGGTCGCGCGGCTCAAGAAGGTGACCAAGCGGTTCGAGGATCCCACCGCGGATGCGGCGGGGGCCGGCGAGGCGGGCGCACCCGCCTCCGGCGCGGGCAGCCCGGGTGCCGCCGGCATCGAGGTGCTCACCGAGGTAGGTCTTGAGATCCACCGAGGCGAGCGCATCGGCATGCTGGGACCCAACGGCGCGGGCAAGTCCACGCTGCTGCGCCTGATCGCAGGCCTGGACTCCCCCACATCGGGTATCGTCACGCTCGGGACCGGTGTGCGGCCCCGCTACTTTGCCCAGGAGTCCACCCTGGTGCTCGATCCCGCCAACAGCGTGCTCGACGAGATCCTCTCCGACCGGCCGCTGAGTCCTGAGCAGGTGCGCGCCTACCTGGGCCGCTTCCTCTTCAGCGGTGAGGAGGTCTTCAAGCGCGTGGGCATGCTCTCCGGCGGCGAGCGCCAGCGCCTGAGTCTGGCGAAGTTGCTGCTGGACGAGCCCAACCTGCTGTTGCTCGACGAGCCCACCAACCATCTGGACATCCCTGCGCGCGAGGCGCTGGAGGCGGCACTGCGCGAGTTTCCCGGCACGATGATCGTGGCCACCCACGACCGCTATCTGTTGGAGCGGCTTGCGACGCGCATCCTCACGGTCTCGGACCGCGGCATCGCCGACTTCGCCGGCACCTATCGCGAACTGCGCGACCGCCGCACCCGGGAAGCAGCACGGCGGGCGCAGAGGTCGGAGCCGCGCGATGGGAAGGCCACGCGCAAGGGCGCGGCAGGCACGCCGCCGGCCGCGCCGACCTTCGACGAGGTG
Above is a window of Armatimonadota bacterium DNA encoding:
- a CDS encoding ABC-F family ATP-binding cassette domain-containing protein produces the protein MPLLAVNDVSKSYADLEILRGVTFSLEARERAALIGRNGTGKTTLLRLLAGLDQPDAGRIGLAGWARVAYLPQTPVGPSESAVLAHVLEGAADVRALEARARDLEHLMASPEVHGDTNRLNAVMEEYARVHEHFEHAGGFTLETRAWMVLSGLGFREPDLERPLGVLSGGWRVRAELARALLREPDLLLLDEPTNHLDLTATEWLEGYLKSFPGACIVVSHDRALLDAVTSRTLELEDGRVASYPGAYSAYARLKAERIRLQQEAWERQQEEIAKLEDYIRRYKAGQRAAQAKSREKMLARVEAELIEAPRERRGLRVRATSAPASGKMVARLKKVTKRFEDPTADAAGAGEAGAPASGAGSPGAAGIEVLTEVGLEIHRGERIGMLGPNGAGKSTLLRLIAGLDSPTSGIVTLGTGVRPRYFAQESTLVLDPANSVLDEILSDRPLSPEQVRAYLGRFLFSGEEVFKRVGMLSGGERQRLSLAKLLLDEPNLLLLDEPTNHLDIPAREALEAALREFPGTMIVATHDRYLLERLATRILTVSDRGIADFAGTYRELRDRRTREAARRAQRSEPRDGKATRKGAAGTPPAAPTFDEVAAQISAAERERDEAARWLGDPELYRDQERARAMQTRYEDAERKLEDLYSLLERVENAEGA
- a CDS encoding LacI family transcriptional regulator → MATVRDVARRAGVSMATAARALGGYGYVSDRAREKVARAARDLDYHPNAIARSMIKGRTNTLAVIVSDNANPFFAAVVRGVEDVVLAQGYAIILCNADEDPIKEAMYLGTIRQKRVDGLIISPSGGPADLLRGLLASGIPTVQVDRRLNGLKTDAVLTDNRAGVRAAVEHLIRLGHRRIGIISGPRRLYTGSERLEAFLVALRRARIKPDARCILEGTFKERSGYDLAGELLRVRRRPTALFVSNNLMTIGTLLRLKEEGVSIPKEMALVGFDDMYWAPVLTPPLTAVAQPGYTLGTTAAQLLLRRLAAPRSGPPETIVLQPQLVVRESCGSGVRA